One Ignavibacterium sp. DNA segment encodes these proteins:
- a CDS encoding EamA family transporter produces the protein MDKPNIKAYFAWIAICIIWGTTYLFIRIGVETIPPMLFAGFRWVAAGIFLIAILALKRKAFPKKNDIKHILIIGVALLGLGNGLVVVGEQWIESGLAALLITTVPFWMVGVESLLPKGPKLNRLTILGLIVGGLGVVLIFGGDLKYIFDSKYLIGVICILGAVVAWSLGSVYSKYKKVSVHPLMSASIQMLFAGSVQVLLGFILGEFNQLQFTQDGFLSLAYLIIFGSIFGYGSYIYALEHLPLSLVSTYAYINPIIALFLGWVFLNEQLNIFIVIASIIIIAGVVLVKIGNNKRTLLKRF, from the coding sequence ATGGATAAACCAAACATCAAAGCATACTTTGCCTGGATTGCAATCTGTATAATCTGGGGTACGACCTATCTTTTTATCAGAATCGGAGTCGAAACTATACCGCCAATGTTGTTTGCAGGATTTAGATGGGTTGCTGCGGGTATATTTTTGATTGCAATTTTAGCTCTTAAAAGAAAGGCATTCCCCAAAAAAAATGATATCAAGCATATTCTGATAATCGGAGTTGCATTGCTTGGCTTAGGAAATGGACTTGTAGTTGTAGGAGAACAATGGATCGAAAGCGGATTAGCAGCTCTACTTATAACAACTGTGCCTTTTTGGATGGTTGGTGTTGAATCTTTACTTCCTAAAGGACCGAAGTTAAACAGATTAACAATCTTAGGCTTAATCGTGGGAGGTTTAGGCGTTGTATTAATTTTTGGCGGTGACTTAAAATACATTTTTGATTCAAAATATCTGATCGGGGTTATATGTATTCTCGGTGCAGTGGTAGCCTGGTCTTTAGGATCTGTATATTCAAAATATAAAAAAGTAAGTGTTCATCCCTTGATGAGCGCTTCAATCCAAATGCTGTTTGCCGGTAGTGTGCAAGTTTTATTAGGGTTTATTCTTGGTGAGTTTAATCAATTACAATTTACTCAAGATGGTTTTTTGTCTTTAGCATATCTAATTATTTTCGGTTCAATTTTTGGTTATGGTTCATACATATATGCGCTTGAACATTTGCCTCTCTCACTAGTTTCAACTTATGCTTATATTAATCCAATAATTGCACTCTTTCTCGGTTGGGTTTTTCTAAATGAACAATTGAATATTTTTATAGTTATCGCCTCTATTATAATAATTGCTGGAGTAGTACTGGTTAAGATTGGTAATAATAAGAGAACCCTGCTAAAGAGATTTTAA
- a CDS encoding agmatine deiminase family protein, with protein sequence MKTKLRLPAEWEYHEATWIGWPANTQDWPGKFQPIQWVYGEIVRYISRGEKVRIIVQSKEQQRKAELVLNAVDADFFNIEFYKLSTDRNWLRDSGPQFVKNKKNETVLIKFGFNAWAKYNNYKLDDKIPAMISDKLGLKLVKALYKNRNVVLEGGSIDYNGFGTIITTEECLMDSVTQVRNPGFTKKDYEKVFEEYLGADNVIWLNKGIAGDDTHGHVDDITRFVNKNTVVTVIETHPNDPNYIPLMENKEILETARLEDGTALEIVELPMPLPVFFKGERLPASYANFYISNYAVLVPTFNDPNDKNALGILSELFQDRPVIGIHAVDLIWGLGTLHCLTHEQVF encoded by the coding sequence ATGAAAACAAAACTTAGATTACCCGCAGAGTGGGAATATCACGAAGCTACCTGGATAGGCTGGCCTGCAAATACACAAGATTGGCCTGGTAAATTTCAACCAATACAATGGGTTTATGGAGAGATTGTAAGATATATATCACGCGGAGAAAAAGTTAGAATTATTGTTCAGTCAAAAGAGCAGCAAAGAAAGGCAGAATTAGTACTTAATGCTGTTGATGCTGATTTTTTCAATATCGAATTCTATAAGCTTTCAACGGATAGAAACTGGCTTCGTGATTCTGGTCCTCAATTTGTAAAAAATAAAAAGAATGAAACTGTTTTAATAAAGTTCGGTTTCAATGCCTGGGCAAAGTATAACAATTACAAACTTGATGATAAAATTCCGGCGATGATCTCCGATAAGCTTGGGTTAAAACTAGTTAAAGCCTTATACAAAAATCGTAATGTTGTGCTTGAAGGCGGCAGCATTGATTACAACGGCTTTGGTACTATAATAACTACAGAAGAATGTTTAATGGATTCTGTAACTCAGGTGCGTAATCCTGGATTTACAAAAAAAGATTATGAAAAAGTTTTTGAAGAATATCTTGGAGCAGACAATGTTATCTGGCTCAATAAAGGAATTGCTGGTGATGATACTCATGGACATGTCGATGATATAACAAGATTCGTAAACAAGAATACAGTTGTTACAGTTATTGAAACTCATCCAAATGATCCTAATTATATTCCTTTGATGGAAAACAAAGAGATTCTTGAAACAGCAAGACTTGAAGATGGTACTGCTTTAGAAATAGTTGAATTGCCAATGCCGCTACCTGTTTTTTTTAAAGGTGAAAGACTGCCAGCCAGTTATGCAAATTTTTATATTTCAAATTACGCTGTATTAGTTCCTACCTTTAATGATCCAAATGACAAAAATGCATTGGGGATTTTATCTGAGTTGTTTCAGGATCGTCCTGTAATCGGAATTCATGCTGTTGATTTGATTTGGGGACTTGGAACACTTCATTGTCTTACTCACGAGCAGGTTTTCTAG
- a CDS encoding carbon-nitrogen hydrolase → MKNHPKKFKVGLIQISLSKNLDNNLNKAVEWIVKAAKKGAQVICLPELFRSQYFCQSEDIDFFDLAETIPGQSTDVISKIAKKLKVVVIVPLFEKRAAGIYHNSIAVINTKGEISGVYRKMHIPDDPAFYEKFYFTPGDLGFKSFDTEFGNIGTLICWDQWYPEGARLTALQGASVLFYPTAIGWHPHEKAKHGKPQFESWQTIQRSHAIANGVYVASVNRIGLEKETKDSAGIEFWGKSFICDPQGIIIAEASHDKEEILIAEIDIDRIEYIRRNWPFLRDRRIDAYSDITERFLK, encoded by the coding sequence ATGAAAAACCATCCTAAAAAATTTAAAGTAGGTTTAATTCAAATTAGCCTTTCAAAAAATCTGGACAATAATTTAAATAAAGCGGTTGAGTGGATAGTGAAAGCAGCTAAAAAAGGTGCACAGGTTATATGCTTACCTGAACTTTTCCGCTCACAATATTTCTGTCAGTCAGAAGACATTGATTTTTTTGATTTGGCTGAAACTATTCCGGGTCAATCTACTGATGTCATTTCTAAGATTGCAAAAAAACTTAAGGTTGTTGTAATTGTTCCACTTTTTGAAAAGCGTGCTGCAGGTATTTATCATAACTCAATTGCTGTAATAAACACAAAGGGTGAAATATCTGGTGTTTACCGCAAGATGCACATACCTGATGATCCTGCATTTTATGAAAAGTTTTATTTTACACCGGGCGATTTAGGCTTTAAGTCATTTGATACTGAATTTGGGAATATCGGAACATTGATCTGTTGGGACCAATGGTATCCTGAAGGTGCAAGATTAACTGCGCTGCAAGGTGCAAGCGTTTTGTTTTATCCAACAGCAATTGGATGGCATCCTCACGAAAAAGCAAAACACGGTAAGCCACAGTTTGAAAGCTGGCAGACAATACAGCGCTCACATGCAATTGCAAATGGAGTTTATGTTGCTTCAGTTAACAGAATTGGGCTTGAAAAGGAAACAAAAGATTCTGCCGGCATAGAATTTTGGGGAAAAAGTTTTATCTGTGATCCTCAAGGTATCATTATAGCAGAAGCGTCGCACGATAAAGAAGAGATTTTGATTGCTGAGATTGATATTGATAGAATTGAATATATAAGACGCAATTGGCCTTTTTTGAGAGACAGAAGAATTGATGCTTATAGCGATATAACTGAAAGGTTCCTGAAATAA